Within Amycolatopsis sp. cg5, the genomic segment ACACGGCGCCGGCGGCGTCAGCCAGGACTTCCCGCTGGCCGAGCTGTGGTCCGGCGCGCGCATGCTGCGCATCGCCGACGGCCCCGACGAGGTGCACAAGCGCTCGCTGGCGCACCGCGAACTCAAGAAGTACCGCACGGAAGGCAAGCGATGACCGCGACAGCAGTCGACGCCGAGACGGTGCGCGGACTCGTCCGCGACCTGCTGGCGGCGCACGATCCGAAGACCACCGAGCGTTCCGCGTTCCTGCACGCGCGGTTCGACGCGGGCCTGTCCTGGGTCCACTTCCCCGTCGGGCTCGGCGGGCTCGACGCGCCGCGCGCGTTGCAGTCCATCGTGGACGCCGAGCTCAAGGCGGCCGGGGCGCCGGACAACAACCCGCGCCGCATCGGCATCGGACTCGGCATGGCCGCGCCGACCGTGCTGCGCTTCGGCACGCAGGAGCAGCGCGAGCGGTTCCTGCGTCCACTGTGGACCGGCGAGGAGGTGTGGTGCCAGCTGTTCTCCGAGCCCGGCGCGGGTTCGGACCTGGCGGCGCTGGGCACCCGCGCGGTCCGCGACGGCGACGACTGGGTCGTCACCGGCCAGAAGGTGTGGACCTCGGGCGCGCACGCGGCCCGGTTCGCCATCCTGGTCACCCGCACCGACCCGGACGTGCCGAAGCACCAGGGCATGACGTACTTCATCTGCGACATGCACGCGCCCGGTGTCGAGGTGCGGCCGCTGCGCCAGATCACCGGTGAGGCCGAGTTCAACGAGGTCTTCCTGACCGGGGTCCGCATTCCCGACGCGCACCGGCTCGGCGAGGTCGGCGAGGGCTGGAAGGTCGCGCAGACCACGCTCATGAACGAGCGCGTCGCCATCGGCGGCATGGAGATCCCGCGTGAGGGCGGGCTGATCGCGCCGGTCGCGCAGACCTGGCGTGACCGTCCCGAACTGCGCACCCCCGAGCTGCACGACCGTCTTCTGAAGCTCTGGGTCGAGGGTGAAACGCTGCGCCTGGTAGGCACGCGCCTGCGCCAGCAGCTGGCCGCCGGCGCGCCGGGGCCGGAGGGTTCGGTCGCGAAGCTCGCGTTCTCGGAGCTGAACCAGGCCGTCTCGGGCCTGGAGATCGAGCTGATGGGCGAGGAAGGCCTCACCTACGACGACTGGACGATGCGCCGCCCGGAGAAGGTCGACTTCGCGGGCCGCGGCCCCGGCTACCGGTATCTCCGCGCGAAGGGCAACTCCATCGAGGGCGGCACCTCCGAGGTGCTGCGCAACATCATCGCCGAACGCGTGCTGGGCCTGCCCTCGGAACCGCGCGTCGACAAGGACGTGGCCTGGAAGGACCTGCCCCGATGACCGATCTGCTGTACTCCGAAATCGAAGAGGACCTCCGCGCGTCCGTCCGCGACCTGCTCAAGGCCCAGGCCGAGCCCGCGGCGGTGATCGCCAGGACCGAGACGGCCGAGCCGTACGACCTCAAGCTGTGGCGCACCCTCGCCGCCGACCTCGGCGTCGCGGGCCTCGCGATCCCCGAGTCACTCGGCGGCCACGGCGCGTCGGCCCGCGAGGTCGCCGTGGTGCTGGAGGAACTCGGGCGCAGCGTCGCGCCCGTCCCGTTCCTCGGCAGCGCGGTCCTCGCGACCTCGGCGCTGCTGGGCGCGGACACGTCGTCCGCCGTCGTCGCGGAGTTGCTGGGGCGCTTGGCTTCCGGTGACCTGATCGCCGCGCTGGCCATCCCGCTCACGACGGCGCCGGGCGGCGACTTCCCGTCGACGGTGACCGTGGCCGCCGACGGCACGCTGACCGGCCGGGTCACCACGGTCGCCGACGCTTCGGCGGCCGAGGTGATCTTGGTGCCCGCGGTGGGCGCGGACGGCCCCGCGCTGTACGCGGTCGAGGCTTCGGCCGTCTCCGTCACCGAGCTGACCTCTTTGGACCTGACCCGCCGTCTGTCCACAGTGGAACTTTCGGGCGCGGCAGGCCGTCTGGTGCCCGGTTCCGCCGAGGCCGCTGTGCGGAACGCGCTGACCACGGCCGCCGGACTGCTGGCGTCCGAGCAGCTCGGCCTGGCCGAGTGGTGCCTGAACGAAACGGTGGCGTACCTCAAGACCCGCTACCAGTTCGGCCGCCCGGTCGGTTCGTTCCAGGCCTTGAAGCACCGCCTGGCCGACCTGTACCTGGCCGTGGTCAACGCCCGCGCCGCCGCCCGCTACGCGGCCGACTCGCTCGCCACGGCGAGCGAGGACGTCCCCGTCGCGGTCGCCGTCGCACAGGCACGCTGCTCCCCCATCGCGGTGAAGGCGGCCGAAGAGGCCATCCAGCTGCACGCGGGCATCGGCATGACGTGGGAGCACCCGGCCCACCTCTACCTCAAGCGCGCCAAGAGCGACGAGCTCGCGCTCGGCACGGCGGGCCGCCACCGCGCCGCGCTGGCCGGCCTGATCAACCTCCCCGCGTAACCAGGGTCGTGAGTGGTATGACCGGTTAGAACCGGTCATACCACTCACGAGTCCTTACAGGCGCCCGAGATCCACGGCGGCCGCCATCACCTTGTAGCCCGCGTCGTTCGGGTGCAGTGCGTCGCCGCTGTCGTAGGCCGGGTTGAGCTTGTCGCCGTCGGCCGGGTCGACGGTGGCGCGCTCCAGGTCGACCACCGCGTCGTACTCGCCGCTGGTGCGGATCCAGGCGTTGACCTCGTCGCGTGTCTTCTCCCCCGCTTCGGTGAAGAACGCCGAGCCCTTGTACGGCAGTATCGTCGCGCCGACCATCCGGACGCCTTCCCGGTGGGCCGCCTTGATCAGCGCGCGGTGCCCGTCGATCAGCTGCCGCGCGGTGATCACCGGGTTCGGCAGGAAGCAGGGGAAGTCCACGCCGCCGGAGTGGATGTCGTTGATCCCCTCCAGCACGATGACCGTCCGCACCCCCGGCTGGTCCAGCGCGTCCCGCTGGAAGCGGGCGGTCGCCTTCTCCCCGAAGCACGTCGAGTCGTTGAGCACCCGGTTGCCGCCGATTCCGGCGTTGACCACCCCGACGGGACGCCGCGCCGCGGCCAGCCGCTCGGCCAGCTCGTCGGGATACCGGTTGTCCGCGTTCTCGGTCGCGCCCGCGCCGTCGGTGATCGAGTCGCCGAACGCCACCACCGAGTGCGGCCGCGCGACGCCCAGCACGTCCACCCCGGCCAGGTAGTACCAGGACGACGTGGTCTCGCCGAACGCACCGGCCCCGCGATCGAACCGGTGGTCACCGGCCGCCCGGTAGCTCGTGGCCGTCGCGAAGGCGTGGAACGTCGACGGCCCGGTCGGCTCGGCGAAGTAGAACGTCACCGCCAGCCGGTCCAGCGGCCCCACCGGCAAGGCCACCGGATCGCTCTGCCATTCCCGGCCGGGCGCGAAGACGCCCGACGCGGCATGCCCGAACGTCACCGGCCGCAGCGTGCCCGGCTTCACCTCGGCACCCGCGCCCGCCAGCCCGACCGTGGCGCCTGCCAGCCGCAACGGCGTCTTGTCGTACGCGGTCGAGAGCCGCAGCCGCACCGCGGCGCCACCGGCGGACACCCTGACCACCTGCCGCACCGACTGGTTCGCGAACCCGTCCTCCGACCAGTTGGGCCCGATCAGGCCCGCCACGGGCGCCTGCACGGACGCCGACCAGGTGGCCGCCCACCCGATCCGCGCACCGGCGCTCGCCGGGCTCGCCACTCCGGCCACGAGCGACGCCGCCGCGGCCAGCACACCTAAGGTCTTCCACCCAGTTTTCATACAACCGACCCTAGAGAGCCCCACCGACAGTTTTCGCCTGATTTCTCCGCGCCGGCCCCTCCGGGCTCCGCCGAACGGCCGCTGACCGGCGGTGGTATACCGGCATCGTGCGCGCGTCCCGGCTGGTCTCACTGCTGCTCCTGCTGCAGACCCGTGGCCGCATGACCGCGCGCCAGCTCGCCGACGAGCTCGAGGTGTCGGTCCGGACCATCTACCGCGACGTCGACTCGCTGCACGCAGCCGGGATCCCGCTCTATGGCGACGCCGGCCACGCGGGCGGCTATCAGCTGCTCGACGGCTACCGGACCAGGCTCACCGGCCTCACCGCCGAGGAAGCGGGCTCCCTCTTCCTCACCGGCCTGCCCGGCCCCGCGGCCGAACTGGGACTGGGCAACGCGGTCGCCGCGTCCACACTCAAACTCACGGCCGCGCTGCCACCGGAACTCCGCGACCGCGCCGGGCGGCTGCAGGAGCG encodes:
- a CDS encoding acyl-CoA dehydrogenase family protein, with product MTATAVDAETVRGLVRDLLAAHDPKTTERSAFLHARFDAGLSWVHFPVGLGGLDAPRALQSIVDAELKAAGAPDNNPRRIGIGLGMAAPTVLRFGTQEQRERFLRPLWTGEEVWCQLFSEPGAGSDLAALGTRAVRDGDDWVVTGQKVWTSGAHAARFAILVTRTDPDVPKHQGMTYFICDMHAPGVEVRPLRQITGEAEFNEVFLTGVRIPDAHRLGEVGEGWKVAQTTLMNERVAIGGMEIPREGGLIAPVAQTWRDRPELRTPELHDRLLKLWVEGETLRLVGTRLRQQLAAGAPGPEGSVAKLAFSELNQAVSGLEIELMGEEGLTYDDWTMRRPEKVDFAGRGPGYRYLRAKGNSIEGGTSEVLRNIIAERVLGLPSEPRVDKDVAWKDLPR
- a CDS encoding acyl-CoA dehydrogenase family protein; this encodes MTDLLYSEIEEDLRASVRDLLKAQAEPAAVIARTETAEPYDLKLWRTLAADLGVAGLAIPESLGGHGASAREVAVVLEELGRSVAPVPFLGSAVLATSALLGADTSSAVVAELLGRLASGDLIAALAIPLTTAPGGDFPSTVTVAADGTLTGRVTTVADASAAEVILVPAVGADGPALYAVEASAVSVTELTSLDLTRRLSTVELSGAAGRLVPGSAEAAVRNALTTAAGLLASEQLGLAEWCLNETVAYLKTRYQFGRPVGSFQALKHRLADLYLAVVNARAAARYAADSLATASEDVPVAVAVAQARCSPIAVKAAEEAIQLHAGIGMTWEHPAHLYLKRAKSDELALGTAGRHRAALAGLINLPA
- a CDS encoding SGNH/GDSL hydrolase family protein codes for the protein MKTGWKTLGVLAAAASLVAGVASPASAGARIGWAATWSASVQAPVAGLIGPNWSEDGFANQSVRQVVRVSAGGAAVRLRLSTAYDKTPLRLAGATVGLAGAGAEVKPGTLRPVTFGHAASGVFAPGREWQSDPVALPVGPLDRLAVTFYFAEPTGPSTFHAFATATSYRAAGDHRFDRGAGAFGETTSSWYYLAGVDVLGVARPHSVVAFGDSITDGAGATENADNRYPDELAERLAAARRPVGVVNAGIGGNRVLNDSTCFGEKATARFQRDALDQPGVRTVIVLEGINDIHSGGVDFPCFLPNPVITARQLIDGHRALIKAAHREGVRMVGATILPYKGSAFFTEAGEKTRDEVNAWIRTSGEYDAVVDLERATVDPADGDKLNPAYDSGDALHPNDAGYKVMAAAVDLGRL